Proteins encoded by one window of Juglans regia cultivar Chandler chromosome 15, Walnut 2.0, whole genome shotgun sequence:
- the LOC109017709 gene encoding uncharacterized protein LOC109017709, which yields MAYMFFPMMSMTRPYDVVNQGRPLTADQSWATLDNDDAFRSLIDKPGRLPDKGGRPPPNRGRPPPNKRLPHALHHANADGDGLIGEEEPSHALHHANVDGDGLIGEEEPPRALHHADADKDGLIREEVLGALVHYA from the exons ATGGCATATATGTTCTTTCCCATGATGAGCATGACTCGTCCATATGATGTGGTTAATCAAGGTCGACCCCTAACTGCAGATCAGTCATGGGCTACACTTGACAACGACGATGCCTTCCGATCCCTCATTGACAAGCCTGGTCGTCTGCCCGACAAGGGTGGTCGTC CTCCGCCCAACAGGGGTCGTCCTCCGCCCAACAAGAGACTTCCTCATGCACTCCACCATGCTAATGCTGACGGAGATGGATTAATCGGGGAGGAGGAGCCTTCTCATGCACTCCACCATGCTAATGTTGACGGAGATGGATTAATCGGGGAGGAGGAGCCTCCTCGTGCACTCCACCATGCTGATGCTGACAAAGATGGATTAATCAGGGAGGAGGTGCTCGGCGCCCTGGTGCACTATGCTTAA